One genomic region from SAR92 clade bacterium H455 encodes:
- the aroQ gene encoding type II 3-dehydroquinate dehydratase, whose product MASLLVLHGPNLNLLGSREPEIYGAETLEQINAALITQAAAAGHSLAALQSNAEFDLIQRIHDARNEAVDFIIINPGAFTHTSVALRDALLGVEIPFIEVHLSNVYAREAFRHHSYFSDIAEGVICGFGANSYQLALQAALGKLN is encoded by the coding sequence ATGGCTTCACTACTGGTACTTCATGGTCCAAACCTAAATCTACTCGGCTCTCGAGAGCCAGAAATTTATGGTGCCGAAACTCTTGAGCAAATTAATGCGGCCCTGATTACCCAGGCAGCAGCAGCCGGACACAGCCTTGCAGCACTGCAAAGCAATGCTGAGTTTGACTTAATTCAGAGAATTCACGACGCTCGCAACGAAGCCGTCGACTTTATTATTATCAATCCCGGTGCCTTTACCCATACCAGTGTTGCTCTTCGCGATGCGCTATTGGGTGTTGAGATTCCGTTTATCGAAGTGCACCTCTCCAATGTTTATGCCCGAGAGGCCTTCCGTCACCACTCCTATTTTTCCGATATTGCTGAAGGTGTAATTTGCGGCTTCGGTGCCAACAGTTATCAGCTGGCCCTGCAAGCAGCACTCGGCAAGCTAAACTAA
- a CDS encoding DUF3426 domain-containing protein produces MSQLTTGCPNCATNFRLTPEQLEAAGGVVRCGNCMAVFNARDHKITAQSEHSEKSEIMPKLPVMTELLHCEFGPQQATITAKKPGRIFLKLAVILVGAILLTAQYSYFFSRELSQTEAYRKALIQFCNYSGCKVEPFRDINKLAVRQFAIHSDPNQPGALTVDLTIENLAPFDQPYPKIALQFSDMENQLVAERIFLAEQYLQDGTERLAAESNSIPKGKQRRVNFSLVDPGTTAINYSVELKE; encoded by the coding sequence ATGTCACAACTCACCACTGGCTGCCCTAACTGCGCCACTAATTTTCGCCTAACCCCAGAGCAATTAGAGGCGGCTGGTGGCGTGGTGCGCTGTGGAAATTGCATGGCCGTGTTTAATGCCAGGGATCATAAGATTACCGCGCAATCAGAGCACAGTGAAAAATCGGAAATAATGCCTAAACTGCCGGTTATGACCGAGCTACTGCACTGCGAATTTGGCCCGCAGCAAGCTACAATAACAGCTAAGAAACCCGGCAGAATTTTTCTAAAGTTAGCAGTCATTTTAGTCGGCGCAATATTGTTGACTGCACAGTACAGCTACTTTTTTAGCCGCGAGCTCAGCCAGACTGAAGCCTATCGCAAAGCTCTGATTCAGTTTTGTAATTACAGTGGCTGTAAAGTAGAGCCATTTCGAGATATCAACAAGCTCGCCGTCAGACAATTCGCCATCCACTCAGACCCCAATCAACCTGGCGCCCTAACCGTAGATCTGACTATCGAGAACCTTGCGCCATTCGACCAACCCTATCCCAAAATCGCTCTGCAGTTTTCCGATATGGAAAACCAGCTTGTCGCCGAACGGATTTTTTTAGCTGAACAATATTTACAGGACGGCACGGAGAGGCTCGCAGCAGAGTCTAATTCGATCCCCAAGGGTAAACAACGGCGAGTCAATTTCAGCCTCGTCGATCCCGGCACGACGGCGATCAATTATTCTGTCGAACTAAAAGAATAA
- the purH gene encoding bifunctional phosphoribosylaminoimidazolecarboxamide formyltransferase/IMP cyclohydrolase has product MSDLKKVSRALISVSDKTGIVDFARALTAQGAEILSTGGTFRLLRENDIAATEVSDYTGFPEMMDGRVKTLHPKVHGGILGRRGTDDKVMAEHGIKPIDMVVVNLYPFAATVADPNCTLPTAIENIDIGGPTMVRSAAKNHKDVAIVVNASDYQGVLDEMSANDGQLNYSTRYQLMVKAFEHTAAYDGMIANYFGARDIDNKARNFSDTFNVQYYKTQEMRYGENPHQKAAFYVEANPTEASVATAKQLQGKELSFNNIADTDAALECVKQFDQPACVIVKHANPCGVAVATDINLAYQLAFATDPESSFGGIIAFNRELDAATAADICEKQFVEVIIAPSVSAEAVAVITAKKNVRLLECGTWGTERPQDFDYKRVNGGLLIQDRDNGMVAEKDLKVVSDRVPSNDEMADMMFAWKVAKMVKSNAIIYAKDNRTVGVGAGQMSRINSARIAGIKAEHAGLKVAGAVMASDAFFPFRDGIDNAAAAGISCVIQPGGSMRDDEVVAAANEHGMAMVFTGMRHFRH; this is encoded by the coding sequence ATGAGCGACCTGAAAAAAGTTTCACGCGCCTTAATCAGCGTTTCTGACAAAACCGGCATTGTCGACTTTGCCCGTGCACTCACCGCACAGGGTGCCGAAATACTCTCTACTGGCGGCACCTTTCGCCTGCTGAGAGAAAACGACATTGCAGCCACCGAAGTGTCAGATTACACCGGTTTTCCCGAAATGATGGACGGTCGCGTGAAGACGCTGCACCCGAAAGTGCATGGCGGTATTCTAGGGCGCCGCGGTACCGACGATAAAGTGATGGCCGAGCATGGCATCAAACCCATCGATATGGTCGTAGTTAATCTCTATCCCTTCGCCGCCACTGTTGCCGATCCCAACTGCACCTTGCCAACTGCGATTGAGAACATTGATATCGGTGGCCCGACCATGGTTCGTTCAGCGGCTAAAAACCACAAAGACGTGGCCATAGTGGTAAACGCCAGTGACTACCAAGGGGTACTGGATGAGATGTCTGCCAATGATGGCCAACTGAATTACAGCACTCGCTATCAGTTAATGGTTAAAGCCTTTGAGCACACTGCAGCTTACGACGGCATGATCGCCAACTACTTTGGCGCCCGTGATATCGACAACAAAGCGCGCAATTTCTCTGACACCTTTAATGTTCAATACTACAAGACTCAAGAGATGCGCTACGGTGAAAACCCGCACCAGAAAGCGGCATTCTATGTTGAAGCCAACCCTACCGAAGCCAGTGTCGCCACGGCCAAGCAGTTACAGGGTAAAGAATTATCCTTTAACAATATTGCCGATACCGACGCCGCCCTTGAATGTGTAAAGCAATTTGATCAACCGGCCTGCGTTATCGTTAAGCATGCCAATCCCTGCGGTGTTGCCGTGGCGACGGATATTAACCTGGCCTACCAGCTGGCCTTTGCCACGGACCCAGAATCCTCTTTCGGAGGCATTATTGCCTTTAACCGTGAGTTAGATGCAGCCACTGCTGCGGATATCTGCGAGAAGCAATTTGTGGAAGTGATTATTGCTCCTTCGGTATCTGCCGAAGCGGTTGCCGTGATCACCGCGAAAAAGAATGTACGTCTGTTGGAGTGTGGAACCTGGGGTACTGAGCGACCACAAGACTTTGACTACAAGCGTGTTAATGGCGGCCTGTTAATTCAGGATCGCGATAACGGCATGGTTGCAGAGAAAGATCTGAAAGTTGTCAGTGATCGCGTACCGAGCAATGACGAAATGGCCGATATGATGTTCGCTTGGAAAGTCGCCAAGATGGTCAAATCTAACGCGATAATTTATGCCAAAGACAACCGCACTGTAGGTGTTGGCGCTGGCCAGATGAGTCGTATTAATTCCGCGCGCATTGCTGGCATTAAAGCCGAGCATGCAGGGCTCAAAGTGGCGGGTGCGGTGATGGCATCTGATGCCTTCTTCCCCTTCCGCGACGGTATTGATAATGCAGCTGCTGCTGGCATTAGCTGTGTGATTCAGCCAGGTGGGTCGATGCGAGATGACGAGGTAGTTGCCGCCGCAAACGAACATGGCATGGCGATGGTCTTTACCGGAATGCGCCACTTTAGGCACTAG
- the prmA gene encoding 50S ribosomal protein L11 methyltransferase has product MQWLQLIVSSTRDASSTIEDAMLELGAVSVTLEDAADQPILEPGVGETPLWDNCTIKALFPDDTDTNQTTAQLKQLVAQPLQLSWQQLEDKDWSQEWKKYFSPMKCGERLWICPSWIAPPDPDGINLSLDPGLAFGTGSHPTTHLCLRWLDKQDLTGQTVIDYGCGSGILGIAALLLGAAKVIAVDNDPQALLATRDNAERNNIAAERISTYLPEDLPEDVVGQTMLANILAAPLIELAPKLTGLTASKGLICLSGLLEHQIDAVSQPYLANFNFDDPAIESEWAQLAACKTA; this is encoded by the coding sequence ATGCAATGGCTTCAGCTGATTGTAAGTAGTACCCGTGATGCCAGCAGTACAATTGAAGATGCAATGCTTGAGCTAGGCGCGGTTTCAGTGACCCTGGAAGACGCCGCCGACCAGCCTATTCTCGAACCCGGGGTTGGCGAAACGCCACTCTGGGACAACTGTACTATCAAAGCGCTGTTCCCAGACGACACCGATACAAATCAGACAACTGCCCAACTCAAGCAGCTAGTTGCTCAACCATTGCAGCTTAGCTGGCAACAGCTCGAAGACAAAGACTGGTCCCAGGAGTGGAAGAAATATTTCTCACCGATGAAATGTGGCGAGCGCCTGTGGATCTGCCCCAGCTGGATTGCACCGCCAGATCCTGATGGCATTAATCTCAGCCTAGATCCGGGTCTGGCCTTTGGCACCGGCAGTCATCCAACCACCCATCTCTGCCTGCGCTGGCTCGACAAGCAAGACCTAACGGGGCAAACGGTAATCGATTACGGCTGTGGATCAGGCATTCTGGGCATTGCCGCGCTGCTGCTGGGCGCGGCGAAAGTCATTGCAGTGGACAATGATCCCCAAGCATTGCTGGCCACAAGAGACAATGCCGAGCGCAACAATATCGCCGCCGAGCGCATCAGCACCTACCTGCCTGAAGATCTGCCAGAGGATGTAGTTGGCCAGACCATGCTGGCCAATATTCTTGCTGCGCCCCTAATTGAACTGGCACCTAAGCTTACCGGCTTAACCGCGAGCAAAGGATTGATCTGCCTATCTGGTTTGCTTGAGCATCAGATTGATGCAGTATCGCAACCCTATCTTGCCAATTTTAATTTTGATGATCCGGCGATTGAATCGGAATGGGCGCAGTTGGCTGCCTGCAAGACAGCTTGA
- a CDS encoding DNA photolyase family protein: MSEPIICWFRQDLRLADNPALAAACESGAVIPVFIFDESDEQDWTLGGASRWWLHHALQSLDKSLGGKLTIYSGDALTILSDLSTTMSAKAVYWNRCYEPRSIERDAKIKSSLKEAGLEVQSFNGSLLWEPWQVLKKDGTPYKVFTPYYRRGCLQKVAPRQPLPVPVTMKLVKAENSLVVEDLSLLPTIGWDKKLHGDWDISENGARDRLDDFVFNGIQDYREGRNFPSKKNVSRLSPYFHFGQMSVNTAWYAANDAAALIDNESNLDTFLSELGWREFSYYLLYHFPKLPTDNLQQRFNVFPWAVNTDAELKAWQKGKTGYPLVDAGMRELWDTGYMHNRVRMVVGSFMVKNLLIHWHSGERWFWDCLVDADLAANSASWQWIAGCGADAAPFFRIFNPITQSEKFDKQGEYIRRHVPELAEMPAKYIHAPWLAPAEVLAAAGVKIGTDYPAPIVDIKESRERALAAFKMTKNDLL; the protein is encoded by the coding sequence ATCTCAGAACCGATCATCTGCTGGTTTCGCCAGGACCTTCGCCTTGCCGACAATCCCGCACTAGCTGCAGCCTGTGAATCTGGCGCGGTTATTCCTGTGTTTATCTTTGACGAAAGCGACGAGCAGGATTGGACTCTCGGTGGTGCTAGTCGCTGGTGGTTGCACCATGCGCTGCAGTCGCTGGACAAAAGTCTCGGTGGCAAGCTGACTATTTATAGTGGCGATGCCCTGACAATTCTCTCCGATCTCAGTACCACAATGTCAGCGAAAGCGGTTTATTGGAATCGCTGTTACGAGCCGCGAAGCATCGAGCGCGATGCCAAAATAAAGAGCAGTCTGAAAGAGGCGGGGCTCGAAGTGCAGAGTTTTAATGGCTCCCTGTTGTGGGAGCCTTGGCAGGTACTGAAAAAAGATGGCACCCCCTACAAGGTCTTCACTCCCTACTACCGCAGAGGCTGCCTGCAAAAGGTCGCGCCGAGACAGCCGCTACCTGTTCCTGTGACTATGAAATTGGTTAAGGCTGAGAACAGCTTGGTAGTTGAAGATCTGTCTCTATTGCCGACTATCGGCTGGGATAAAAAGCTCCATGGTGATTGGGATATCAGCGAAAATGGTGCCAGAGATCGCTTAGATGATTTTGTCTTTAACGGCATCCAGGATTATCGCGAAGGCCGTAACTTTCCCAGCAAGAAAAATGTCTCACGTCTGTCCCCTTACTTTCACTTCGGTCAGATGTCGGTGAATACCGCCTGGTATGCAGCCAACGATGCCGCGGCCTTAATCGACAACGAAAGCAATCTGGATACGTTTTTGAGCGAACTGGGATGGCGTGAGTTTTCCTATTATCTGCTCTACCATTTCCCCAAATTACCCACTGACAATTTGCAGCAGCGGTTTAACGTTTTCCCATGGGCTGTCAATACCGACGCCGAGCTCAAAGCCTGGCAAAAAGGTAAAACCGGTTATCCTCTAGTGGATGCCGGTATGCGTGAGCTTTGGGATACTGGCTATATGCACAACCGGGTGCGCATGGTGGTGGGTTCATTTATGGTGAAGAATTTGTTGATTCATTGGCACAGTGGCGAGCGCTGGTTTTGGGACTGTCTGGTGGATGCGGATCTGGCGGCCAATAGTGCAAGCTGGCAATGGATCGCCGGTTGCGGTGCTGATGCGGCACCGTTTTTCCGGATCTTTAACCCCATAACCCAGAGTGAAAAGTTTGATAAGCAGGGTGAGTATATTCGTCGCCATGTCCCCGAATTAGCAGAGATGCCCGCCAAGTATATCCATGCCCCCTGGCTGGCGCCGGCTGAGGTTCTGGCAGCGGCGGGAGTCAAAATTGGCACTGACTATCCCGCGCCGATTGTCGACATAAAAGAATCTCGAGAAAGGGCTTTGGCAGCCTTTAAAATGACCAAGAATGATCTGCTTTAG
- the fis gene encoding DNA-binding transcriptional regulator Fis: MKYAQTGTGSPAKDPTSKQQSLQQSVTEAMQRYFSDLDGQATHDLYDIVMAEVEPPLLKAVMAYTRQNQSRAAETLGLNRGTLRKKLKQYDLL, from the coding sequence ATGAAGTATGCGCAGACCGGCACCGGCTCTCCAGCTAAAGATCCGACCAGCAAACAGCAGTCTCTGCAACAGAGTGTTACCGAAGCCATGCAGCGCTACTTTTCTGATCTCGACGGTCAGGCAACTCACGATCTTTATGACATAGTGATGGCCGAAGTCGAACCACCGCTGCTCAAAGCAGTAATGGCTTACACCAGACAAAATCAAAGCAGGGCTGCGGAAACACTCGGCCTTAATCGTGGCACCCTGCGTAAAAAGTTAAAACAATACGACCTTCTGTAA
- the dusB gene encoding tRNA dihydrouridine synthase DusB, with amino-acid sequence MFNIGPYQINRKTVLAPMAGVTDLPFRQLCREMGAGMVVSEMVAADPSTWSSRKSKLRIQFADEPAPRSVQIAGYDPLMMAEAARFNVQQGAEIIDINMGCPAKKVLKKAAGSALLQHPDLVQDILRAVVDSVDVPVTLKIRTGWDRQNRNAVTIAKIAEDAGIAALAIHGRTRACRFVKEVEYDTIANVVEALSIPVIANGDITTPEKALAVLEHTGAAAVMIGRGAQGNPWIFNQINHFLEYGEASAKPSMEEIGLVVCRHLLALHEFYGAYAGVKIARKHIGWYFSLLPGGKQFSRHFNQIEDHLEQQNLLQQFFQQPLIFQELAA; translated from the coding sequence TTGTTCAATATCGGCCCTTATCAGATCAATCGAAAGACAGTGCTAGCACCTATGGCAGGTGTAACTGATCTACCCTTTCGGCAGCTCTGTCGAGAGATGGGTGCGGGTATGGTGGTATCTGAAATGGTCGCTGCAGATCCCAGCACATGGTCCAGTAGAAAATCCAAATTGCGCATTCAGTTCGCTGATGAACCGGCACCGCGATCGGTACAAATAGCCGGCTATGATCCACTGATGATGGCTGAAGCTGCGCGCTTTAATGTGCAGCAAGGCGCTGAAATCATTGATATCAATATGGGCTGCCCAGCCAAGAAAGTCCTCAAGAAAGCTGCCGGTTCGGCGTTGCTGCAACATCCAGATTTGGTGCAGGATATTCTTCGCGCTGTGGTCGACAGTGTCGACGTTCCCGTGACCCTAAAAATTCGTACTGGTTGGGATCGTCAAAACCGCAATGCCGTGACCATTGCCAAGATAGCTGAAGACGCAGGTATTGCCGCTCTCGCTATTCACGGTCGCACCCGGGCCTGTCGCTTTGTCAAAGAAGTGGAATACGACACCATCGCCAATGTGGTCGAGGCGCTGTCGATTCCAGTGATCGCCAATGGTGATATCACCACGCCAGAAAAAGCTCTGGCTGTTTTAGAGCACACCGGCGCTGCTGCGGTGATGATTGGCCGAGGCGCTCAGGGCAATCCCTGGATCTTTAATCAAATAAACCATTTTCTCGAATATGGCGAAGCCTCTGCTAAACCGTCTATGGAAGAAATTGGTCTGGTGGTCTGTCGCCACCTGCTGGCACTGCATGAGTTTTATGGGGCCTATGCCGGTGTAAAAATTGCCCGCAAACATATTGGCTGGTACTTCAGTCTGCTGCCGGGCGGAAAACAATTCTCCCGCCACTTTAACCAGATAGAAGATCATCTTGAGCAGCAGAATTTGCTACAACAGTTCTTTCAACAACCCCTTATTTTTCAGGAATTAGCGGCATGA
- a CDS encoding protein-disulfide reductase DsbD: MKITIRNLLLSLALMCAWITATAEIDFLSKADQNSWAAELASPEFVPVEKAYSVDVVVEDKRLLLNWTIRDGYYLYRDRFKFGSVDSNAVLAAPQFGNGLFKWDEYFEKELEVYYQQTSVVLPFTTDATRLNLKIESQGCADAGLCYPPYKQWLDIDLINGIVEISNQPPATNKQPDNVGDTASLPLALVLLFALAGGMILNLMPCVFPILSIKVLSFTMNHKTDRSRHIHGLVYTAGVISSFVAIAIAMLTLRAAGESIGWGFQLQSPLFVIFLIYLFFIMGLGLSGYLEIGSSLMSVGQNNQNEEGLRSSFMTGVLATTVASPCTAPFMGPALGFAISQSSSIAVLVFAFLGLGMALPFILLAWIPGLTKRLPKPGPWMDVFKQFLAFPIYMTAVWLLWVAGRQTSIDVAAAVIIGLILLVMALWMWKLNSKPVTRLIAAALFVAALAVPVAAISESNLEPEFLTYSPELLAELRDDNQPVFINLTADWCITCLVNERVALSSEKVIGLMGANGISYLKGDWTNSDPQITELLGRFNRSGVPLYLLYPRGQGEAVILPQILTESMVIDALNQAIN; encoded by the coding sequence ATGAAAATAACAATACGTAACCTCCTGCTGAGCCTAGCTCTGATGTGCGCCTGGATAACTGCGACGGCAGAAATTGACTTTCTATCCAAAGCTGACCAAAACAGCTGGGCAGCTGAGCTTGCTAGCCCGGAATTTGTTCCGGTTGAAAAGGCCTATAGCGTCGATGTGGTGGTTGAGGATAAGCGCCTATTGCTCAACTGGACCATTCGGGACGGCTACTACTTATACCGTGATCGCTTTAAGTTTGGATCTGTGGATAGCAATGCTGTTCTGGCCGCACCACAATTTGGCAACGGCCTGTTCAAATGGGATGAGTATTTCGAGAAAGAGCTTGAGGTCTATTACCAGCAGACCAGCGTTGTGCTGCCCTTCACCACCGATGCGACTCGCCTGAATCTAAAAATTGAATCTCAGGGCTGTGCTGATGCAGGACTCTGTTATCCACCTTATAAGCAGTGGCTAGATATAGACCTGATCAACGGCATTGTTGAGATTAGCAACCAGCCCCCTGCAACAAACAAACAACCTGACAATGTTGGTGACACAGCATCTCTACCACTGGCCCTGGTACTACTTTTTGCTCTGGCTGGCGGCATGATTCTCAATTTGATGCCCTGCGTATTCCCGATACTGTCGATCAAGGTGTTGAGCTTCACCATGAATCACAAGACCGATCGCAGCCGACATATTCACGGATTGGTCTACACCGCTGGTGTGATCTCTAGCTTTGTAGCGATCGCCATCGCTATGCTGACCCTGCGCGCCGCGGGAGAGAGTATTGGCTGGGGCTTTCAATTGCAGTCACCGCTCTTCGTCATCTTTTTGATCTACCTGTTTTTTATTATGGGTCTTGGACTCTCTGGCTATCTCGAGATCGGTAGCAGCCTGATGTCGGTAGGGCAAAACAATCAGAATGAAGAGGGCTTGCGCTCTTCCTTTATGACCGGTGTGCTGGCCACCACAGTTGCCAGCCCCTGCACTGCACCTTTTATGGGTCCGGCACTGGGCTTTGCGATTAGCCAGTCATCCTCTATTGCCGTATTAGTCTTTGCCTTTCTCGGCCTCGGCATGGCATTGCCGTTTATTCTATTGGCCTGGATTCCCGGTCTTACCAAGCGACTACCAAAACCCGGCCCCTGGATGGATGTATTTAAACAGTTTCTCGCCTTCCCGATCTATATGACTGCAGTCTGGTTGCTCTGGGTTGCTGGGCGTCAGACCTCTATAGATGTGGCAGCGGCAGTAATAATTGGCCTGATCCTACTGGTGATGGCGCTGTGGATGTGGAAACTCAACAGCAAGCCGGTAACCCGGCTGATAGCAGCAGCGTTATTTGTCGCTGCTCTGGCCGTGCCTGTGGCGGCGATCTCAGAATCCAACCTGGAACCTGAGTTTTTAACTTATTCTCCAGAGCTTCTTGCGGAACTTCGCGATGACAATCAGCCTGTGTTTATCAATCTTACTGCGGACTGGTGTATTACCTGCCTGGTAAATGAGCGCGTGGCTCTAAGCTCAGAAAAGGTTATAGGGTTGATGGGCGCTAACGGCATCAGTTATCTCAAGGGCGACTGGACCAACAGCGACCCCCAGATCACCGAACTGCTTGGGCGTTTTAATCGCAGCGGTGTGCCACTTTACCTGCTCTACCCTCGGGGCCAAGGTGAAGCAGTCATTCTTCCGCAGATTCTCACCGAATCAATGGTTATTGACGCCCTAAATCAAGCAATTAACTGA
- the accC gene encoding acetyl-CoA carboxylase biotin carboxylase subunit has product MLEKVLIANRGEIALRILRACKELDIKTVAVHSKVDADLKHVMLADQSICIGPNPSAKSYLNIPAIISAMEVTGATAVHPGYGFLAENADFAEQVENSGFVFIGPTAECIRIMGDKVAAIKAMKSAGVPTVPGSDGPLNDDPAALRAMAKKIGYPVIIKAASGGGGRGMRIVEKEEALVNSVAITKSEAEAAFGDGTVYMEKFLQNPRHVEVQVLSDGQGHAIHLGDRDCSLQRRHQKVLEEAPAPGIPEEARQAVFESCTKACIEIGYRGAGTFEFLYEDGGFYFIEMNTRVQVEHPVSEMITGIDIVKEQLLIASGRPLSFTQKDVIFRGHSFECRINAEDPVTFMPQPGTITSYHAPGGNGVRVDSHIYNGYRVPPNYDSLIGKIITYGRDRNSALSRMRNALDEMMIDGIKTNIELHQDLVRDPEFQKGGVNIHYLEKKLGL; this is encoded by the coding sequence ATGCTCGAAAAAGTCCTGATCGCTAATCGCGGCGAGATTGCTCTGCGCATTCTGCGCGCCTGCAAAGAATTGGACATTAAGACCGTTGCCGTTCACTCGAAAGTGGATGCGGATCTAAAACATGTCATGCTGGCTGATCAGTCGATCTGCATCGGCCCCAACCCTTCAGCAAAAAGCTATCTGAATATTCCGGCTATTATCAGCGCCATGGAAGTGACTGGCGCCACAGCGGTTCATCCAGGCTATGGTTTTCTTGCCGAAAATGCTGACTTTGCTGAACAGGTAGAGAACAGCGGCTTTGTCTTTATCGGACCAACCGCCGAGTGTATCCGCATCATGGGTGACAAAGTTGCGGCGATTAAGGCGATGAAGAGTGCCGGCGTCCCCACAGTGCCCGGCTCTGACGGCCCTTTAAATGACGACCCTGCAGCACTGCGCGCCATGGCCAAGAAAATTGGCTATCCGGTTATCATCAAGGCCGCGTCAGGCGGCGGTGGTCGCGGTATGCGCATTGTCGAAAAAGAAGAAGCTCTGGTTAACTCAGTGGCAATTACCAAATCCGAAGCTGAAGCAGCATTTGGTGATGGCACAGTTTATATGGAGAAGTTTCTGCAGAACCCACGCCATGTTGAAGTGCAGGTACTCTCAGACGGCCAGGGTCATGCGATTCATCTCGGTGATCGCGACTGCTCATTGCAGCGACGTCACCAGAAGGTTTTGGAAGAAGCTCCAGCCCCCGGTATTCCTGAAGAGGCACGCCAGGCTGTTTTTGAAAGCTGTACCAAAGCCTGCATCGAGATCGGTTATCGCGGCGCTGGCACCTTTGAATTTCTCTATGAAGATGGCGGCTTTTACTTTATCGAGATGAACACTAGAGTTCAGGTTGAACATCCTGTGTCTGAAATGATCACCGGAATCGACATAGTAAAAGAGCAGCTATTGATCGCTAGTGGGCGTCCACTCAGTTTTACTCAGAAAGATGTGATCTTCCGCGGCCATTCTTTCGAGTGCCGAATTAATGCCGAAGATCCGGTGACCTTTATGCCTCAGCCCGGCACGATCACCTCCTATCATGCTCCTGGCGGAAATGGTGTTCGCGTGGATTCCCATATCTACAATGGCTATCGCGTGCCACCGAATTACGACTCCCTAATCGGCAAGATTATTACCTATGGTCGTGACCGTAACTCGGCACTTTCGCGGATGCGCAATGCCCTAGACGAAATGATGATTGACGGTATAAAAACCAATATTGAACTGCATCAGGATCTGGTTCGCGATCCTGAGTTCCAAAAAGGTGGCGTCAATATTCATTATCTTGAGAAGAAACTCGGGCTGTAG
- the accB gene encoding acetyl-CoA carboxylase biotin carboxyl carrier protein, whose protein sequence is MDIRKVKKLIELLEESNINELEITEGEESVRISRGVPMQAYAAPAPAAPQPAAIAAAAPAPAAPAAVAAAPDEVAGHMVKSPMVGTFYASPSPDSAAFVTVGSTVKVGDVLCILEAMKMMNQIEADRAGTIGAILAEDGEPIEYDQPLFTIV, encoded by the coding sequence ATGGACATTCGCAAAGTAAAAAAACTCATTGAACTGCTCGAAGAGTCAAACATCAATGAACTGGAAATTACCGAAGGTGAGGAATCCGTACGCATCAGTCGCGGTGTTCCCATGCAAGCCTATGCTGCCCCAGCGCCAGCTGCACCGCAGCCGGCAGCTATCGCAGCTGCTGCGCCAGCTCCGGCCGCTCCGGCCGCTGTAGCCGCAGCCCCTGACGAAGTGGCTGGGCACATGGTTAAATCACCCATGGTTGGCACTTTTTATGCGTCGCCTTCACCAGATTCTGCCGCCTTTGTTACGGTTGGTAGCACAGTAAAAGTCGGTGACGTGCTCTGCATACTCGAAGCCATGAAAATGATGAACCAGATCGAAGCCGATAGAGCGGGCACCATTGGCGCCATACTTGCCGAAGATGGCGAGCCTATCGAATACGATCAGCCTTTGTTCACCATCGTTTAA